One stretch of Caldinitratiruptor microaerophilus DNA includes these proteins:
- a CDS encoding ABC transporter ATP-binding protein — MTVLSARDLRKAFGGVVAVGGVSLDVEDGEIRAVIGPNGAGKSTCFDLLSGWILPDGGTVTLLGRDVTGWTAPRLARAGLGRSFQRSNAFLGLTVLENVLAAVLARAGHARRLWRHVAGYAAERRRALEVLEAVGLGAWADAPARTLPYGDQKRLDIAIALAVEPRVLILDEPLAGLAPAERTGILDLIRWLARDQGKTVILSEHDVDAVLATADRITVLHQGQVLTEGTAAEVVANAAVRAAFLGN; from the coding sequence ATGACCGTCCTGTCCGCGCGTGACCTGCGCAAGGCGTTCGGCGGCGTGGTGGCCGTGGGCGGCGTGAGCCTGGACGTGGAGGACGGGGAGATCCGCGCCGTCATCGGCCCCAACGGGGCGGGGAAGAGCACCTGCTTCGACCTCCTGAGCGGCTGGATCCTGCCTGACGGGGGCACGGTCACCCTCCTGGGCCGCGACGTGACCGGATGGACGGCGCCCCGCCTCGCGCGGGCCGGCCTCGGGCGATCGTTCCAGCGCTCGAACGCCTTTCTGGGGCTCACCGTCCTGGAGAACGTGCTGGCCGCGGTGCTGGCCCGGGCCGGCCACGCGCGGCGGCTCTGGCGGCACGTGGCCGGCTATGCGGCGGAGCGCCGGCGGGCGCTCGAGGTCCTCGAGGCGGTCGGCCTCGGGGCGTGGGCGGACGCCCCCGCCCGCACCCTCCCCTACGGCGATCAGAAGCGGCTCGACATCGCCATTGCCCTGGCGGTGGAGCCCCGCGTGCTGATCCTCGACGAGCCCCTGGCGGGCCTGGCGCCGGCCGAGCGGACGGGCATCCTCGACCTCATCCGCTGGCTGGCCCGCGACCAGGGGAAGACGGTCATCCTGTCCGAACATGACGTCGACGCCGTCCTGGCCACGGCGGACCGCATCACGGTCCTGCACCAGGGCCAGGTGCTCACCGAGGGGACTGCCGCCGAGGTCGTGGCCAACGCGGCCGTGAGGGCGGCGTTCCTGGGGAACTGA
- the fdnG gene encoding formate dehydrogenase-N subunit alpha, giving the protein MELNRRDFLRISGFSAAATAALLFADETRAMARDLKELRIARAKEVPTVCPHCSVGCGMIAYVKEGQLLQLEGNPDSPINEGSLCPKGAASYQFAYEALGRPNPKRVLKAKYRRPNSDRWEEVELDWALDQIARRIKETRDRYFIETEDGVTVNRLEAVAHIGSACIDNEEAYLLTKLMRALGVVYLEHHARIUHSSTVPGLGTGFGRGAMTTSFWDIQNADVVVFMGSNAAENHPISFKWFLRAKEKGAKVIVIDPRFTRTASKADKWVPFRSGTDIAVLGGLINYAITHGKFHRDYVVNYTNAPLLVNPDFRFEEGLFSGWNPEKKKYDQATWAFQKGEDGKPLRDDTLEDPNTVFQHIKRIYGQYTPEVVSEISGIPVETFQEIAEIITSTGQPGKAAVFAYAMGWTQHTKGVQNIRAATILQMLLGNIGVPGGGIAALRGHANVQGATDLAVLYHDLPGYLGTPLVQDKTLKDFLERTTAKDSYWVNKPKFMVSLLKAWWGDAAQPENEFAYQYLPKGKGFYSHYDIFQGIHEGVIKGLLNFGQNPAVGSANARKIPQVMPKLDWLVVVDLFDNETAEFWKMEGNNPADVKTEVFLLPAAGPLEKEGSFTNSHRLIQWKHQAIAPLGESKSDAWYAWQIGLRLKKLYAGSTAAKDRPILDLVWDYESKEHPGEIDHLKVLAEINGYEVATGKRLSTFAQLRDDGSTACGCWIYSGVYPESGNRADSRKPAAPNRPDGWTEARPDGKADYLHLGWGFAWPANRRVLYNRASADPQGRPWSKVPLVWWDEAEKKWKGVDVPDMLPVAPGEVSPVGVPGNTPFIMKPWGLGGIWGPLPDGPVPVHYEPWESPVQNRLYKQQSIPTARVFQSPYDHYGKPEEFPYVVTTYRLTEHQTSGVMTRNLPWLAEAFAQPFVEISRELGQELGIRTGDWVEVETARGKVRVQAIVTPRLRPLRLGDRIVHEIGLPIHWAPLSGFVQGDIVNSLTPQATDINVAIQESKAFLGRVRKLAPVG; this is encoded by the coding sequence TTGGAACTGAACCGGCGAGATTTCCTCCGGATCAGCGGTTTCTCGGCGGCTGCGACGGCGGCGCTCCTGTTCGCGGACGAAACGCGAGCCATGGCCAGGGACCTCAAGGAGCTGCGCATCGCCCGGGCGAAGGAGGTCCCGACCGTCTGCCCGCACTGCTCCGTCGGGTGCGGGATGATCGCTTACGTCAAGGAGGGCCAGTTGCTCCAGCTCGAGGGCAACCCGGACAGCCCGATCAACGAGGGGTCCCTGTGCCCGAAGGGCGCCGCCTCGTACCAGTTCGCGTACGAGGCTCTGGGCCGGCCGAACCCGAAGCGGGTCCTGAAGGCGAAGTATCGCCGGCCGAACTCCGACCGCTGGGAAGAGGTCGAGCTCGACTGGGCCCTCGACCAGATCGCCCGGCGGATCAAGGAGACCCGTGACCGGTACTTCATCGAGACGGAGGACGGGGTCACGGTCAACCGGCTGGAGGCCGTCGCCCACATCGGCTCGGCCTGCATCGACAACGAAGAGGCGTACCTCCTCACCAAGCTGATGCGTGCCCTCGGCGTGGTGTACCTCGAGCACCACGCCCGGATATGACACTCCTCCACGGTGCCCGGTCTGGGCACGGGGTTCGGGCGTGGCGCCATGACCACGTCGTTCTGGGACATCCAGAACGCGGACGTCGTCGTCTTCATGGGTTCCAACGCCGCCGAGAATCATCCGATCTCCTTCAAGTGGTTCCTGCGCGCCAAGGAGAAGGGCGCGAAGGTCATCGTCATCGATCCGCGCTTCACCCGAACGGCGTCGAAGGCGGACAAGTGGGTGCCATTCCGCTCGGGCACCGACATCGCCGTGCTCGGCGGGCTGATCAACTACGCGATCACGCACGGCAAGTTCCACCGGGACTACGTCGTCAACTACACGAACGCACCACTCCTGGTGAACCCGGACTTCCGGTTCGAGGAGGGCCTCTTCAGCGGCTGGAACCCGGAGAAGAAGAAGTACGACCAGGCCACGTGGGCCTTCCAGAAGGGCGAGGACGGGAAGCCGCTGCGCGATGACACGCTGGAGGACCCAAACACCGTCTTCCAGCACATCAAGCGCATCTACGGGCAGTACACGCCCGAGGTGGTCAGCGAGATCTCCGGGATTCCCGTGGAGACGTTCCAGGAGATCGCGGAGATCATCACGTCCACGGGCCAGCCCGGCAAGGCGGCGGTGTTCGCGTACGCCATGGGGTGGACGCAGCACACCAAGGGCGTCCAGAACATCCGGGCTGCCACGATCCTGCAGATGCTCCTCGGCAACATCGGGGTGCCGGGCGGCGGCATCGCGGCCCTGCGCGGCCACGCCAACGTCCAGGGTGCCACGGACCTGGCCGTGCTCTACCACGACCTGCCCGGGTACCTCGGCACCCCGCTCGTGCAGGACAAGACGCTGAAGGACTTCCTGGAGAGGACCACGGCCAAGGACAGCTACTGGGTCAACAAGCCCAAGTTCATGGTGAGCCTCCTCAAGGCCTGGTGGGGGGACGCCGCGCAGCCGGAGAACGAGTTCGCCTACCAGTACCTGCCCAAGGGGAAGGGCTTCTACAGCCACTACGACATCTTCCAGGGCATCCACGAGGGCGTCATCAAGGGCCTGCTGAACTTCGGCCAGAACCCGGCCGTGGGCTCGGCCAACGCCCGGAAGATCCCCCAGGTGATGCCCAAGCTCGACTGGCTCGTGGTCGTCGACCTCTTCGACAACGAGACGGCCGAGTTCTGGAAGATGGAGGGCAACAACCCCGCGGACGTGAAGACCGAGGTCTTCCTCCTCCCGGCGGCCGGCCCGCTGGAGAAGGAGGGCTCGTTCACCAACAGCCACCGCCTGATCCAGTGGAAGCACCAGGCCATCGCGCCACTGGGTGAGTCGAAGAGCGACGCCTGGTACGCCTGGCAGATCGGCCTGCGCCTGAAGAAGCTCTACGCCGGGTCGACCGCCGCCAAGGACCGGCCCATCCTCGACCTGGTGTGGGACTACGAGTCGAAGGAGCATCCCGGCGAGATCGACCACCTCAAGGTCCTGGCGGAGATCAACGGGTACGAGGTGGCCACGGGGAAGCGCCTGTCCACTTTCGCGCAGCTCAGGGACGACGGCTCGACCGCCTGCGGCTGCTGGATCTACTCGGGCGTCTACCCCGAATCCGGCAACCGGGCCGACAGCCGCAAGCCGGCCGCCCCGAACCGGCCCGACGGCTGGACGGAGGCGCGTCCGGACGGGAAGGCCGATTACCTGCACCTGGGCTGGGGCTTCGCCTGGCCGGCCAACCGGCGGGTCCTGTACAACCGGGCTTCCGCCGACCCGCAGGGGCGGCCCTGGTCGAAGGTGCCGCTCGTGTGGTGGGACGAGGCGGAGAAGAAGTGGAAGGGCGTCGACGTGCCCGACATGCTCCCGGTTGCCCCCGGCGAGGTCTCGCCGGTCGGCGTGCCCGGCAACACGCCCTTCATCATGAAGCCGTGGGGCCTCGGCGGCATCTGGGGGCCGCTCCCCGACGGGCCGGTGCCCGTGCACTACGAGCCCTGGGAGTCGCCCGTGCAGAACCGGCTCTACAAGCAGCAGTCCATCCCCACCGCCCGCGTGTTCCAGTCCCCCTACGACCACTACGGCAAGCCGGAGGAGTTCCCGTACGTGGTGACCACCTACCGGCTCACCGAGCACCAGACCTCCGGGGTCATGACGCGCAACCTGCCGTGGCTGGCCGAGGCCTTCGCCCAGCCGTTCGTGGAGATCTCCCGGGAGCTCGGCCAGGAGCTCGGGATCCGGACCGGCGACTGGGTGGAGGTGGAGACGGCCCGGGGCAAGGTCAGGGTGCAGGCCATCGTGACGCCGCGGCTGAGGCCCCTGCGGCTCGGGGACCGGATCGTGCACGAGATCGGCCTCCCGATCCACTGGGCGCCCCTGAGCGGGTTCGTCCAGGGCGACATCGTCAACTCGCTGACACCGCAGGCCACGGACATCAACGTCGCCATCCAGGAATCGAAGGCGTTCCTGGGCCGGGTCCGCAAGCTCGCGCCCGTGGGCTGA
- a CDS encoding branched-chain amino acid ABC transporter permease: MGRAVQVGLGAATLAILWLVPAFGSAYAVQLATEAAILALYATSFNLLLGYGGMLSLGHAAFYGVGGYAVALLVKKAGLASFLGTTALAALAAALAGLVIGFFVVRLSQVYFTMLTLAFGQMLYALAARWYSLTNGDTGIVGLPAASIGPLSFASPGAFYRLTLVVLAAGLYVLWRVVNSPFGLALRAIRENPKRTAFLGVEIRRHQLAAFVIAAAIAGVAGAMRTWYQHSVFPTVVHWGQSADAVAVAILGGHGSFLGPAVGALVYLGLQTYIRRIWEYWSLTLGLILIVLVFFPGGVTGGLAALAERLAGRGASHDRPVRA, encoded by the coding sequence GTGGGTCGGGCGGTGCAAGTCGGCCTCGGGGCGGCCACCCTGGCCATCCTCTGGCTCGTGCCGGCGTTCGGCTCCGCGTACGCGGTTCAGCTGGCCACGGAGGCCGCCATCCTGGCGCTCTACGCGACCAGCTTCAACCTGCTCCTGGGGTACGGCGGCATGCTCTCGCTCGGGCACGCCGCGTTCTACGGGGTCGGCGGCTATGCCGTGGCGCTCTTGGTGAAGAAGGCCGGGCTGGCTTCCTTCCTCGGGACCACGGCCCTGGCGGCGCTGGCGGCCGCGCTGGCGGGCCTGGTGATCGGGTTCTTCGTCGTGCGCCTGTCGCAGGTGTACTTCACGATGCTGACGCTCGCCTTCGGCCAGATGCTCTACGCACTGGCCGCGCGCTGGTACAGCCTCACGAACGGGGACACGGGCATCGTGGGGCTGCCCGCCGCCTCGATCGGCCCGCTCTCCTTCGCCTCGCCGGGCGCATTCTACCGCCTCACCCTGGTCGTGCTGGCGGCCGGGCTCTACGTGCTGTGGCGGGTGGTCAACTCGCCCTTCGGCCTGGCCCTGCGGGCGATCCGGGAGAACCCGAAGCGCACGGCCTTCCTGGGCGTCGAGATCCGCCGGCACCAGCTCGCCGCTTTCGTGATCGCGGCCGCCATCGCCGGGGTGGCCGGCGCGATGCGCACCTGGTACCAGCACAGCGTGTTTCCCACGGTGGTGCACTGGGGCCAGTCGGCGGACGCGGTGGCGGTGGCGATCCTCGGCGGCCACGGCAGCTTCCTCGGGCCGGCCGTGGGCGCCCTGGTGTACCTGGGGCTGCAGACGTACATCCGGCGCATCTGGGAGTACTGGTCGCTCACGCTCGGACTCATCCTGATCGTCCTCGTGTTCTTCCCCGGAGGGGTCACGGGGGGCCTCGCCGCCCTGGCGGAGCGGCTGGCCGGAAGGGGGGCGAGCCATGACCGTCCTGTCCGCGCGTGA
- a CDS encoding ABC transporter ATP-binding protein, with product MEQPVLEIVDLQAAYGPSQVLFGVTVRVPKGKVVALLGRNGAGKTTTMKAAMGILPPRGGQVRLRGQDVTGRRPSALARLGIGYVPEDRRIFPDLTVKENLAIASRPGPGGRRTWTVEKVLELFPLLGRLMGRKGGLLSGGEQQLLAVARALVGNPEVLLLDEPTEGLAPVMVKAVADVVQALKREGVTMLLAEQNLGFANQVADWGYVLQKGQVLLEGPMEVCARSEEVVRALAV from the coding sequence TTGGAGCAGCCGGTGCTGGAGATCGTGGACCTGCAGGCCGCCTACGGCCCCAGCCAGGTGCTGTTCGGGGTCACCGTGCGGGTCCCGAAGGGAAAGGTGGTCGCCCTCCTCGGCCGCAACGGGGCCGGGAAGACGACGACCATGAAGGCGGCCATGGGGATCCTGCCGCCGCGCGGCGGTCAGGTGCGCCTGCGCGGGCAGGACGTGACCGGGCGGCGCCCGTCCGCCCTGGCGCGCCTGGGGATCGGCTACGTGCCGGAGGACCGCCGGATCTTCCCGGACCTGACGGTGAAGGAGAACCTGGCCATCGCCAGCCGGCCTGGCCCGGGAGGGCGCCGCACCTGGACGGTGGAGAAGGTGCTCGAGCTGTTCCCCCTCCTGGGCCGGCTCATGGGGCGCAAGGGCGGGCTCCTGTCCGGGGGCGAGCAGCAGCTCTTGGCTGTGGCCCGGGCGCTGGTGGGCAACCCGGAGGTGCTCCTCCTGGACGAGCCGACGGAGGGGCTGGCGCCGGTCATGGTGAAGGCGGTGGCAGACGTCGTGCAGGCCCTGAAGCGGGAAGGGGTCACGATGCTCCTCGCCGAACAGAACCTCGGCTTCGCGAACCAGGTGGCCGACTGGGGCTATGTGCTCCAGAAGGGCCAGGTGCTCCTGGAAGGACCCATGGAGGTGTGCGCGCGCTCGGAGGAGGTCGTCCGCGCCCTGGCGGTGTAA
- a CDS encoding formate dehydrogenase accessory sulfurtransferase FdhD has protein sequence MAGALRAELLRRRTAGRRPGNPVERPTVLELNGSPLVTLQTTPVSLDDWALGFLFAEGIVTGPEAIEHLTVHPAGAPPVVGTGFPVSAALVRVQARPAPGWRPDLAGRRYLTSGCGRGVTFSSVFDAMSLRPVRRQVAPGRADLAAFAARMQAAARLYEATGGMHSAALVRLSDGDMVVREDIGRHNAADKVIGAALRRGWDPGGLVFLTSGRISYEMCAKLGRFGVAVGASLTAATDLAVRLATRLGITLVGYLGRRRPVVYTGGEWL, from the coding sequence ATGGCCGGAGCCCTGCGGGCGGAACTTCTCCGGCGCCGGACGGCGGGGCGGCGGCCCGGGAATCCGGTGGAGCGTCCCACCGTCCTGGAACTGAACGGAAGCCCGCTCGTGACCCTTCAGACCACGCCGGTATCCCTCGACGACTGGGCACTCGGCTTTCTCTTCGCCGAGGGGATCGTGACCGGCCCCGAGGCGATCGAGCATCTCACAGTACATCCGGCTGGCGCGCCGCCGGTGGTCGGCACCGGGTTCCCGGTCTCCGCGGCGCTCGTCCGGGTGCAGGCCCGGCCGGCTCCCGGGTGGCGGCCCGACCTCGCCGGGCGGCGGTACCTCACGAGCGGCTGCGGGCGGGGGGTCACCTTCTCGTCGGTGTTCGACGCGATGTCGCTGCGGCCCGTCCGCCGGCAGGTCGCCCCCGGCCGGGCCGACCTCGCCGCGTTCGCCGCCCGGATGCAGGCGGCCGCGCGGCTCTACGAGGCCACCGGCGGGATGCACTCGGCCGCCCTCGTGCGGCTGTCGGACGGCGACATGGTCGTGCGGGAGGACATCGGGCGGCACAACGCCGCCGACAAGGTGATCGGCGCCGCCCTGCGCCGGGGTTGGGATCCCGGCGGCCTCGTGTTCCTCACCTCGGGGCGCATCTCTTACGAGATGTGCGCCAAGCTCGGCCGCTTCGGGGTCGCCGTGGGCGCCTCGCTCACCGCCGCCACGGATCTGGCGGTGCGGCTGGCCACGCGGCTCGGCATCACCCTGGTGGGCTATCTGGGGCGGCGACGCCCGGTCGTCTACACCGGCGGGGAATGGCTCTGA
- a CDS encoding motility protein A, whose translation MDWATPAGMLVAIAALVTSIILDGGEVSQLWNTSAFILVVGGTIGFTMTTFPLKSFAQLPRAIARAFRPPDEDRRALIQDMVKMAEIARKDGVLALQERLPAIAHPLLRRGLGMAIDGNDPQKVRESLLEEMELERHRVEEMAAILEQAGGYAPTVGIIGTVMGLVHVLGNLSEAEKLGPAIAVAFMATFYGIFTANLFWLPLGAKVKAQAQRAVETGQMILVGVAGIHTGENPGALREKLEVFLVDHARDKAAPSGTSGSPARGRKGARAGAPGAAKAAAAAKGD comes from the coding sequence TTGGACTGGGCCACCCCCGCGGGCATGCTGGTCGCCATCGCGGCGCTCGTCACCTCCATCATCTTGGACGGTGGCGAGGTGTCGCAGCTCTGGAACACCTCCGCCTTCATCCTGGTCGTGGGCGGGACGATCGGCTTCACCATGACGACCTTCCCTCTGAAGAGCTTCGCGCAGCTGCCCCGGGCGATCGCCCGGGCGTTCCGGCCGCCGGACGAGGACCGCCGGGCGCTCATCCAGGACATGGTGAAGATGGCCGAGATCGCCCGCAAGGACGGGGTGCTCGCCCTGCAGGAGCGCCTGCCGGCCATCGCCCACCCGCTCCTGCGGCGGGGCCTGGGGATGGCGATCGACGGCAACGACCCCCAGAAGGTGCGGGAGAGCCTGCTCGAGGAGATGGAGCTCGAGCGGCACCGGGTGGAGGAGATGGCCGCGATCCTGGAGCAGGCGGGCGGCTACGCGCCCACCGTGGGGATCATCGGCACGGTGATGGGCCTGGTGCACGTGCTCGGCAACCTCTCGGAGGCGGAGAAGCTGGGCCCTGCGATCGCCGTGGCCTTCATGGCGACCTTCTACGGCATCTTCACGGCGAACCTGTTCTGGCTGCCCCTGGGGGCGAAGGTGAAGGCGCAGGCCCAGCGGGCGGTCGAGACCGGGCAGATGATCCTCGTCGGGGTGGCGGGCATCCACACGGGGGAGAACCCCGGCGCCCTGCGGGAGAAGCTCGAGGTTTTCCTGGTCGACCACGCCAGGGACAAGGCCGCCCCGTCCGGCACGTCCGGGTCTCCCGCCCGTGGCCGCAAGGGGGCGCGCGCCGGCGCTCCCGGGGCGGCGAAGGCGGCCGCGGCGGCGAAGGGGGACTGA
- a CDS encoding 4-hydroxyphenylacetate 3-hydroxylase family protein produces MMTGAEYIESLRRLKTEVYFMGQRVESVVDHPAIRPHVNTAAVTYDLAHDPEYADLASAVSHLTGRRINRWTHIPQNQEDLVKKVKMLRVAGQITGTCFQRCVGMDALITLYSVTHDVDKKYGTDYHERFKRFLIETQDRDLMSGGAMTDPKGDRSKRPHEQHDPDLFVRVVERRSDGIVVRGAKMHQTGAVNSHQFIVLPGQSLGPEDKDYAVAFAVPADAPGVIQVFGRQVNDSRKWEGKIDQGNPTYGVVGGEALVIFDDVFVPYERVFLLGEWEFASTIVERFTAYHRQNYGGCKSGNLDVLIGATLALAEMQGTAKASHVRDKLAEMAHMVETMYGGALACSYECTKLACGTAFVNPLLANTAKLNTARYYPEVTRLAQDIAGGFVATMPSERELDNPRVGQFIRKYYQTRADVPAEDRIRLGRLVENMTGATPIIECMHGAGSPQAQKVVVQRLFDWVKRRRLAERIAGVGTEEGR; encoded by the coding sequence ATGATGACCGGAGCGGAGTACATCGAGAGCCTGCGCCGGCTGAAGACCGAGGTCTACTTCATGGGGCAGCGGGTGGAGAGCGTGGTGGATCACCCGGCCATCCGCCCGCACGTCAACACGGCCGCCGTCACCTACGACCTGGCCCACGACCCCGAATACGCCGACCTGGCCTCCGCGGTCTCGCACCTCACGGGCCGCCGGATCAACCGGTGGACCCACATCCCGCAGAACCAGGAGGACCTGGTCAAGAAGGTCAAGATGCTGCGGGTGGCCGGGCAGATCACGGGCACCTGCTTTCAGCGCTGCGTGGGGATGGACGCGCTGATCACGCTCTACAGCGTCACGCACGACGTCGACAAGAAGTACGGCACGGACTACCACGAGCGGTTCAAGCGCTTCCTCATCGAGACGCAGGACCGGGACCTGATGTCGGGCGGCGCCATGACCGACCCGAAGGGCGATCGCTCGAAGCGGCCGCACGAGCAGCACGACCCGGACCTGTTCGTGCGGGTGGTGGAGCGTCGGTCGGACGGGATCGTGGTCCGGGGCGCGAAGATGCACCAGACGGGGGCGGTGAACTCGCACCAGTTCATCGTGCTGCCGGGGCAGTCGCTGGGGCCGGAGGACAAGGACTACGCGGTGGCGTTCGCCGTGCCGGCCGACGCCCCCGGGGTGATCCAGGTCTTCGGCCGGCAGGTGAACGACAGCCGGAAGTGGGAGGGGAAGATCGACCAGGGGAACCCGACGTACGGGGTGGTGGGCGGGGAGGCGCTGGTGATCTTCGACGACGTGTTCGTGCCGTACGAGCGGGTGTTCCTGCTGGGGGAGTGGGAGTTCGCGTCGACGATCGTGGAGCGGTTCACCGCCTACCACCGGCAGAACTACGGCGGGTGCAAGAGCGGGAACCTGGACGTGCTGATCGGGGCGACGCTGGCGCTGGCGGAGATGCAGGGCACGGCGAAGGCGTCGCACGTGCGGGACAAGCTGGCCGAGATGGCCCACATGGTGGAGACGATGTACGGCGGGGCGCTGGCGTGCAGCTACGAGTGCACGAAGCTGGCCTGCGGGACGGCGTTCGTGAACCCGCTGCTGGCGAACACGGCGAAGCTGAACACGGCGCGGTACTACCCGGAGGTGACCCGGCTGGCGCAGGACATCGCCGGCGGGTTCGTGGCGACGATGCCCTCCGAGCGGGAACTGGACAACCCGCGGGTGGGGCAATTCATCCGCAAGTACTACCAGACCCGGGCCGACGTGCCGGCGGAAGATCGCATCCGCCTGGGGCGGCTGGTGGAGAACATGACGGGGGCCACGCCGATCATCGAGTGCATGCACGGTGCCGGCTCGCCGCAGGCCCAGAAGGTCGTGGTGCAGCGCCTGTTCGACTGGGTGAAGCGCCGCCGGCTGGCGGAGCGCATCGCCGGGGTGGGGACGGAGGAGGGCCGCTGA
- a CDS encoding flagellar motor protein MotB, with protein sequence MAGGGHGGGGSMRWLLTYADMITLLMVFFIVLFAMASVDKQKYAALARSLQIAISGGSGILPGTTGQDGSGTGTAELPMPADLPVLPGRPAAPPTAGAAVPPGALPEEDPLVRLGRDLAITLKGEGRFAVYTSERGVVLSLVGTALFGPGEVSIRPEARPLLHAIADRLRGIPNDVSVEGSADDRPINTPMFPSNWELSVRRATEVVRYFTEVEGLDPRRFIAVGYAEFRPAFDNSTPEGRARNRRVDIVILREHYRVGLDTHVTATGQETVPGAIQEPAAPSGVQEPAP encoded by the coding sequence GTGGCGGGCGGCGGACACGGCGGCGGAGGCAGCATGCGCTGGCTCCTCACCTACGCGGACATGATCACGCTCCTGATGGTCTTCTTCATCGTGTTGTTCGCCATGGCCAGCGTGGACAAGCAGAAGTACGCGGCCCTGGCCCGGTCACTGCAGATTGCCATCAGCGGCGGCAGCGGGATCCTGCCGGGTACCACGGGTCAGGACGGCAGCGGCACGGGCACCGCCGAGCTGCCCATGCCGGCGGACCTGCCGGTCCTGCCCGGGCGCCCGGCCGCGCCGCCGACCGCCGGGGCGGCGGTCCCCCCGGGCGCGCTGCCTGAGGAGGACCCCCTGGTGCGGCTGGGCCGCGACCTGGCGATCACCCTGAAAGGCGAGGGTCGGTTCGCCGTCTACACGTCGGAGCGCGGCGTGGTGCTGAGCCTGGTCGGCACGGCCCTCTTCGGGCCGGGCGAGGTGTCGATCCGGCCGGAGGCCCGGCCGCTGCTGCACGCCATCGCCGACCGGCTACGCGGCATCCCCAACGACGTCAGCGTGGAGGGGTCGGCGGACGACCGGCCGATCAACACGCCCATGTTCCCGTCGAACTGGGAACTGTCCGTCCGCCGGGCCACCGAGGTCGTGCGGTACTTCACCGAGGTGGAGGGGCTGGACCCCCGGCGTTTCATCGCCGTGGGCTACGCCGAGTTCCGGCCGGCCTTCGACAACTCGACCCCGGAGGGGCGGGCCCGCAACCGCCGGGTGGACATCGTGATCCTGCGCGAGCACTACCGGGTCGGCCTCGACACGCACGTCACCGCCACCGGCCAGGAGACGGTGCCCGGGGCGATCCAGGAGCCGGCGGCGCCGTCAGGGGTCCAGGAGCCGGCGCCCTGA
- the fdhD gene encoding formate dehydrogenase accessory sulfurtransferase FdhD, which translates to MRTPGPDGPPAPVEYPVTLYLDDEEHVTVQATPLDLEDFAIGYLYAEGLIAGPEDIRRLAADPERGLIWVDLRHPVAGATGPGGPRPVQGAERGVLPGGLDALRPVPEGVRVARRDLVEWLKVMGRSTPLYRRSGGVHAAMLVHVPSGEHVIREDIGRHNAVDKVIGAALRRGWTGPEAVLLTSGRISFEMCARLVRFGAGLAASRTTATDMAVELAGRMGVDLIGYLRGERDLALFTSGRRLLDP; encoded by the coding sequence ATGCGCACGCCCGGCCCCGACGGGCCCCCCGCCCCGGTGGAGTACCCGGTGACCCTCTACCTGGACGACGAGGAGCACGTCACCGTCCAGGCCACCCCCCTGGACCTGGAGGACTTCGCCATCGGTTATCTCTACGCCGAAGGGCTCATCGCGGGGCCGGAGGACATCCGGCGCCTGGCCGCGGATCCCGAGCGAGGCCTGATCTGGGTGGACCTCCGGCACCCCGTCGCCGGCGCGACGGGCCCCGGCGGCCCCAGGCCGGTGCAGGGCGCCGAGCGCGGCGTCCTGCCCGGCGGACTGGACGCCCTCCGGCCCGTGCCGGAGGGCGTCCGGGTGGCCCGCCGGGACCTCGTGGAGTGGCTGAAGGTCATGGGCCGCTCCACCCCGCTCTACCGCCGGTCGGGCGGGGTGCACGCCGCGATGCTCGTCCATGTCCCCTCCGGCGAGCACGTCATCCGGGAGGACATCGGCCGGCACAACGCGGTCGACAAGGTGATCGGCGCCGCGCTGCGGCGCGGCTGGACCGGCCCGGAGGCCGTCCTGCTCACCTCCGGCCGCATCTCCTTCGAGATGTGCGCACGCCTCGTCCGGTTCGGCGCCGGGCTGGCGGCCAGCCGCACCACCGCCACCGACATGGCGGTGGAACTCGCCGGACGGATGGGGGTCGACCTGATCGGCTACCTGCGCGGCGAGCGCGACCTCGCCCTGTTCACGTCAGGGCGCCGGCTCCTGGACCCCTGA